From Amycolatopsis sp. WQ 127309:
TACCGCTCACGTGCCGTATGCACAATGGGATCCAGGTGTTTGTCCCGGAGAAGGCTCCGAACGGGAGCACGCCCGGCGCGTGGCGTGCTCCCGACCCGGGTGTCAGCCGGTGGCCAGGACCTTCAAGCGCGAGATGTCCGCGCTGAACTGGTCCTGGTCGAGCGGCGTGGAGCTGTACTGCCAGAACGTATAGAAGCCCCACTTGTACGGCAGCGTCCCCACCGACGACGCATACCGGGCCACCCACAGCGGGTTCGTCGAGCTGAAGTCGCCCGTGTTGCCGGTGCACTGGCTCCACCAGCTCGTCGCCGTGTAGATGACCGGCCAGCGGGTGGTCTTCTTGTGGTACTCGTCGCTGAAGGCCTTGATCCACGCGACCATCTGCGCCGCGGTCTTTCCATAACACGCGTTGTTCGGGCCCCACTCGATGTCGAGTGTGCCCGGCAGCGTCCTGCCGTCCTTCGACCAGCCGCCGCCGTGGGCGACGAAGTAGTCGGCCTGGGCCGCGCCGCCCGCCAAGTCCGGGCGGCCGTAGTGGTAGGCGCCGTGGATCATGCCGACGTTGTAGGAACCGGTGTACTGCTGGCTGAAGTACGCGTTGACGTAGCCGGTGCCCTCGGTCGCCTTGACGTAGGCGAACTTCTTGCCCGCGCTCCAGTACGACGCCCAGTTGACGTTGCCCTGGTACGAGCTGACGTCGATGCCGGGGACGCTCGCGTCCACCGACGCCGGGGCCAAGCCGGCCGGGGCGACGCCGACGCCGTCGTGGGCGCGGATCGCGGCGCCCATCTCGTGGTTGCCGGTGGCGTCCTGGTCCGGGAGGCCCGGCGCCGCGTTCGCGCCGGTGGCGGTCACGACCAGCAGGGAGGTCGAGACCGCGAGTGCGGCGCCGAACAGGCGTCGCCACCCCCGTCGTTGTGCTGTCATCGTGCGTTCCTTTCGGGTTGCCCTCGCTGTGCGCGGCTGTGCAGGGCCGCGCGGCATGAGTCTGTTACATCTTCGTAGGCGATGTCACTGCTCCATGTGATTCAATTTCCCGCTGCGGCCGAGCCCGTGAATCGGCAACGGACCGGACGAAAGG
This genomic window contains:
- a CDS encoding GH25 family lysozyme, with amino-acid sequence MTAQRRGWRRLFGAALAVSTSLLVVTATGANAAPGLPDQDATGNHEMGAAIRAHDGVGVAPAGLAPASVDASVPGIDVSSYQGNVNWASYWSAGKKFAYVKATEGTGYVNAYFSQQYTGSYNVGMIHGAYHYGRPDLAGGAAQADYFVAHGGGWSKDGRTLPGTLDIEWGPNNACYGKTAAQMVAWIKAFSDEYHKKTTRWPVIYTATSWWSQCTGNTGDFSSTNPLWVARYASSVGTLPYKWGFYTFWQYSSTPLDQDQFSADISRLKVLATG